A stretch of the Acidobacteriota bacterium genome encodes the following:
- a CDS encoding SDR family oxidoreductase produces the protein MPSFEGASVLVAGGTGGLGRAIALAFLAEGARVSVTLRNPAELGELQRGAGAGAARLEGHESDVTDEQAARKLVDEVRKRQGRLDVLVNAVGGFTGGKPLWEANADTLDKMLALNLRSGWALTRAAAPVMIAQGHGAIVNVAAQAALAPPAGLGAYTASKAAAIALLASLAADLKGTGVRANTILPSIIDTPANRTSMPDADFSKWPKPEEIARVVLFLCSDEAKLVNGAAIPV, from the coding sequence ATGCCGTCGTTCGAAGGCGCCTCGGTCCTCGTGGCGGGCGGAACGGGCGGTCTCGGCCGCGCCATCGCGCTCGCCTTCCTCGCGGAGGGCGCTCGCGTCTCCGTCACCCTTCGCAATCCCGCCGAGCTCGGCGAACTGCAGCGTGGGGCCGGTGCAGGCGCGGCCCGCCTCGAAGGCCACGAGTCCGACGTGACGGACGAGCAGGCTGCCCGGAAGCTCGTCGACGAAGTCCGGAAGAGGCAGGGACGTCTGGACGTCCTCGTGAACGCCGTCGGGGGTTTCACGGGAGGCAAGCCGCTCTGGGAGGCGAACGCCGACACCCTCGACAAGATGCTCGCGCTGAATCTGCGCTCGGGCTGGGCGCTGACCCGCGCGGCGGCGCCGGTGATGATTGCCCAGGGCCACGGCGCGATCGTGAACGTCGCCGCGCAGGCGGCCCTCGCTCCCCCAGCCGGCCTCGGCGCCTACACGGCGTCGAAGGCGGCCGCGATCGCGCTCCTCGCGTCGCTCGCTGCGGACCTCAAGGGCACGGGCGTGAGGGCGAACACCATCCTCCCGTCGATCATCGACACGCCGGCGAACCGCACGTCGATGCCGGATGCCGACTTCTCGAAATGGCCGAAGCCCGAGGAGATCGCCCGCGTCGTCCTTTTCCTTTGCAGCGACGAGGCGAAGCTCGTGAACGGCGCCGCGATCCCGGTGTAA
- a CDS encoding SRPBCC domain-containing protein has translation MWGRFVYREVVEPSRLAFVVSFSDENGGVTRHPMAADWPLEVLNVLTFEEAGGKTTLTLEGYPFHAAEAERKAFEGGIGSMEKGFGGTMDQLVAYLAKG, from the coding sequence ATGTGGGGCCGGTTCGTCTACCGGGAGGTCGTCGAGCCCTCGCGCCTCGCCTTCGTCGTGTCCTTCTCCGACGAGAACGGCGGCGTGACGCGCCACCCGATGGCGGCCGACTGGCCGCTGGAGGTCCTGAACGTCCTCACGTTCGAGGAGGCGGGCGGGAAGACGACGCTCACGCTGGAGGGGTACCCGTTCCACGCCGCGGAGGCCGAGCGCAAGGCCTTCGAAGGCGGCATCGGGTCGATGGAGAAGGGCTTCGGCGGGACGATGGACCAGCTCGTGGCGTACCTGGCGAAGGGCTGA
- the moeB gene encoding molybdopterin-synthase adenylyltransferase MoeB: protein MAEPLSRDEIARYSRHLLLPEVGKQGQERLSAGRFLIVGAGGLGSPAALYLAAAGVGKIGLADFDAVDVSNLQRQVLYDTADVGRPKVDRARERLAALNPHVDVAVFPERLTRDNARSVFEGFDVVLDGTDNFATRYLTNDACFLLGKPNVYGSIYRFEGQVSVFQRGAGPCYRCLYPSPPEPGLVPSCAEGGVLGVLPGVVGALQATEALKLLLGIGRSLAGRLLLYDALALSFREIAVPRDPACPLCGDNPTITDLVDYDALCGAGAPVLPEGAEMAPADVRAWQERGEPFQLLDVREPAEAALAAIAGAVLVPLGSLPARLHEVDRTRPVVVYCRSGVRSARAVVLLRGAGLSRTYNLAGGILAWARDVDPGLSL from the coding sequence ATGGCGGAGCCCCTTTCCCGCGACGAGATCGCCCGCTACTCGCGCCACCTGCTCCTGCCGGAGGTGGGGAAACAAGGCCAGGAACGGCTGAGCGCGGGGCGCTTCCTCATCGTGGGTGCCGGGGGCCTCGGCTCGCCGGCGGCGCTTTACCTCGCGGCCGCGGGCGTCGGGAAGATCGGCCTCGCGGACTTCGACGCGGTGGACGTCTCGAACCTCCAGCGGCAGGTCCTCTACGACACGGCCGACGTCGGCCGCCCTAAGGTCGACCGGGCGCGCGAGCGGCTCGCCGCCCTCAACCCGCACGTGGACGTCGCCGTCTTCCCGGAGCGCCTCACGCGGGACAACGCGCGGAGCGTATTCGAGGGCTTCGACGTCGTCCTCGACGGCACGGACAACTTCGCGACGCGGTACCTGACGAACGACGCCTGCTTTCTCCTCGGCAAGCCGAACGTCTACGGATCGATCTACCGGTTCGAGGGGCAGGTGAGCGTCTTCCAGCGCGGCGCGGGGCCGTGCTACCGCTGCCTCTACCCGTCGCCGCCGGAGCCCGGCCTCGTCCCGAGCTGCGCCGAGGGTGGAGTGCTGGGCGTCCTGCCCGGCGTCGTCGGGGCCCTGCAGGCGACGGAAGCGCTGAAGCTCCTGCTCGGCATAGGCCGATCGCTCGCGGGCCGCCTGCTTCTCTACGACGCTCTTGCGCTCTCATTCCGGGAGATCGCCGTGCCGCGGGATCCCGCCTGCCCCCTCTGCGGCGACAATCCGACGATCACGGACCTCGTCGACTACGACGCGCTCTGCGGCGCAGGCGCCCCCGTCCTGCCGGAGGGCGCGGAGATGGCGCCGGCCGACGTGCGGGCGTGGCAGGAGAGAGGGGAGCCCTTCCAGCTTCTCGACGTGCGCGAGCCGGCTGAGGCCGCGCTCGCGGCGATCGCCGGTGCGGTCCTCGTGCCGCTCGGCTCGCTGCCGGCCCGTCTCCACGAGGTGGACCGGACGCGCCCCGTCGTCGTGTACTGCCGCTCGGGCGTCCGCTCGGCGCGGGCCGTCGTGCTCCTGCGCGGGGCCGGACTCAGTCGCACGTACAATCTCGCCGGCGGGATCCTCGCCTGGGCGCGCGACGTCGACCCGGGCCTCTCGCTTTGA
- a CDS encoding VOC family protein — translation MATKKKAKKTAAKSSPKKAKAAKKTPAKRRAPAAKPGWKLDSVAPGITANDLEKSLVWYRDVVGFVVEETWMHDGKVAGAQLRAGSVVFMLGQDDWKKGRDRKKGEGFRLYCMATGDIDAMAKGIVARGGTLDQPPTDQPWGMRDFSLTDPDGFKITIAKVTKKR, via the coding sequence ATGGCCACGAAGAAGAAGGCGAAGAAGACCGCCGCGAAGTCCTCCCCGAAGAAAGCGAAGGCCGCGAAGAAGACTCCCGCGAAACGGCGCGCGCCGGCCGCGAAGCCGGGATGGAAGCTCGACAGCGTGGCGCCGGGCATCACGGCGAACGACCTCGAGAAGAGCCTCGTCTGGTACCGCGACGTCGTCGGGTTCGTCGTCGAGGAGACGTGGATGCACGACGGGAAGGTGGCGGGCGCCCAGCTTCGGGCGGGCAGTGTCGTCTTCATGCTCGGCCAGGACGACTGGAAGAAGGGCCGCGACCGCAAGAAGGGCGAGGGCTTCCGTCTCTACTGCATGGCGACGGGGGACATCGACGCGATGGCGAAGGGCATCGTGGCCCGCGGCGGCACGCTCGACCAGCCGCCGACGGACCAGCCATGGGGCATGCGCGACTTCTCCCTCACCGACCCGGACGGCTTCAAGATCACGATCGCGAAGGTGACGAAGAAGCGCTAG
- a CDS encoding YciI family protein, with product MRFMVMVKATKDSEAGVMPSEQAFADMGKFNEELVKNGILLAAEGLQPSSKGVRVRFSGTKRTVVDGPFTETKELVAGFWLWQVKSKEEAIEWVKRCPNPMPGDSEIEIRQVMEWEDFGLEVPPERQERKAQLRAQFEKQSKS from the coding sequence ATGCGATTCATGGTGATGGTCAAGGCGACGAAGGACAGCGAGGCGGGCGTCATGCCGAGCGAGCAGGCGTTCGCCGACATGGGCAAGTTCAACGAGGAGCTCGTCAAGAACGGGATCCTGCTGGCGGCCGAGGGCCTGCAGCCCAGTTCCAAGGGCGTCCGCGTGCGCTTCTCCGGGACGAAGCGGACGGTCGTCGACGGGCCGTTCACAGAGACGAAGGAGCTCGTCGCGGGCTTCTGGCTCTGGCAGGTGAAGTCGAAGGAAGAGGCCATCGAGTGGGTGAAGCGCTGCCCGAACCCGATGCCGGGCGACTCGGAGATCGAGATCCGCCAGGTCATGGAATGGGAGGACTTCGGCCTCGAGGTCCCCCCGGAACGCCAGGAGCGGAAGGCGCAGCTGCGCGCGCAGTTCGAAAAGCAGTCGAAGTCGTGA
- a CDS encoding TonB-dependent receptor, which translates to MFGRRLVLLAGLLLLLLCCGSPVWAARYRVVDSNGKPVPAARVSILGRADSVAAGPQGELTLVSEPTPPFELGVFAPSGAWLGSVRVERLPSEGSIQDLALPDARRIEVVVSAPTTPSLLAPPADAVSLIPRREWEQRNPNRLTEIIETLPGVSKSDESTSSVPVIRGLDRGRTLVMLDDGRVTAERRVGPSASYLNPFALENVEVVRGPGTVAYGSDALGGIVHAKTPMPTPGDFGLRYSFTAGTGGTPETTGGVGLNVPVGTTAFGLSFYQRAQSDYESPAGTQDNSAMRDRGLSARWLVPAGATRLWVGYQIDQVREMGKPQADLPTTRTFYPLEDSSRFTLGLDTQDVLGFSSVELRAFGGDYRIVTNRQRRPVGTTPLRNTMSDVDAKDFSVRLLGRRAAGPAGLRVGVDVNGRFGLSALNITGNFDAAGNPTTTTMEVAIEDARRTDWGAFVEGDVPLVADRLTLTAGLRGDLVSTRNTGGYYGDRSTSDGAFSGFATLSFDVARDWKIAAQYSHGFRDPSLSDRYFRGVSGRGFVIGNPDLTAETSNQWDLAVRGRLGPVGVGLFGYVYQIADLVERYPSGTDNLFRNRGEARIEGVELQADWQVSRRLVVRVTGSLSQGNILDDGSWATDILPPTAQLIVEHEPIDGLTWRARFLAMARDDRPGLAEVPIAGYGRLDLSAGYRLSDFLTINVSVRNVFDKAYADSADENNVLAPGRGAILSLAGLF; encoded by the coding sequence ATGTTCGGTCGACGACTCGTCCTTTTGGCCGGCCTGCTCCTCCTCCTGCTCTGCTGCGGGTCGCCCGTCTGGGCCGCGCGGTATCGCGTCGTCGACTCGAACGGAAAACCCGTGCCGGCCGCCCGTGTCTCGATCCTCGGACGCGCGGATTCCGTCGCGGCTGGCCCGCAGGGAGAGCTGACGCTCGTTTCCGAGCCGACGCCGCCCTTCGAGCTCGGCGTCTTCGCGCCGAGCGGCGCATGGCTCGGCAGCGTTCGCGTCGAGCGCCTGCCGTCCGAAGGCTCGATCCAAGATCTGGCCCTTCCCGACGCGCGACGCATCGAGGTAGTCGTGTCGGCTCCGACCACGCCGTCGCTCCTCGCGCCGCCGGCCGACGCGGTCTCGCTCATCCCGCGGCGCGAATGGGAGCAGCGGAACCCGAACCGGCTGACCGAGATCATCGAGACGCTGCCCGGGGTCAGCAAGAGCGACGAGAGCACGAGCTCGGTGCCGGTCATCCGCGGACTCGATCGCGGGCGAACACTCGTGATGCTCGACGACGGCCGGGTCACCGCCGAGCGCCGCGTCGGGCCGTCGGCCTCGTACCTGAACCCGTTCGCCCTCGAGAACGTCGAAGTCGTGCGCGGGCCCGGCACGGTGGCGTACGGCTCGGACGCGCTCGGCGGCATCGTCCACGCGAAAACGCCGATGCCCACTCCCGGCGACTTCGGCCTCCGCTACAGCTTCACCGCGGGAACCGGCGGCACCCCGGAGACGACCGGCGGCGTCGGCCTCAACGTTCCGGTCGGGACGACCGCATTCGGGCTCAGCTTCTACCAGCGGGCCCAGAGCGACTACGAGTCCCCGGCCGGGACGCAGGACAACTCGGCCATGCGGGACCGGGGCTTGTCGGCCCGCTGGCTTGTCCCCGCGGGCGCGACGCGCCTCTGGGTCGGCTACCAGATCGACCAGGTGCGCGAGATGGGCAAGCCCCAGGCAGACCTGCCCACGACGCGCACCTTCTATCCGCTCGAGGATTCGTCGCGGTTCACGCTGGGGCTCGACACCCAGGACGTCCTCGGCTTCTCGTCGGTCGAGCTCCGCGCCTTCGGCGGCGACTACCGGATCGTGACGAACCGTCAGAGGCGTCCCGTCGGGACGACGCCGCTCCGCAACACGATGTCCGACGTCGACGCGAAGGACTTCTCCGTGCGGCTCCTCGGACGGCGGGCGGCCGGACCCGCGGGGCTCCGCGTAGGTGTCGACGTCAACGGGCGCTTCGGCCTCAGCGCCCTCAACATCACCGGGAACTTCGACGCCGCGGGGAATCCCACAACGACCACCATGGAGGTCGCCATCGAGGACGCCCGGCGGACGGACTGGGGCGCCTTCGTCGAGGGCGACGTGCCTCTCGTCGCCGACCGGCTGACGCTCACCGCCGGGCTGCGGGGCGACCTGGTCTCGACTCGGAACACGGGGGGCTACTACGGCGACCGTTCGACCTCGGACGGGGCCTTCTCCGGCTTCGCGACGCTTTCCTTCGACGTGGCCCGGGACTGGAAGATCGCCGCTCAGTACTCGCACGGCTTCCGTGACCCGTCGCTCTCGGACCGCTACTTCCGCGGCGTCTCGGGCCGCGGGTTCGTGATAGGCAACCCGGATCTCACCGCCGAGACCTCGAACCAGTGGGACCTCGCCGTGCGCGGTCGTCTCGGACCGGTGGGAGTCGGTCTCTTCGGCTACGTCTACCAGATCGCAGATCTCGTGGAGCGATACCCGTCGGGGACGGACAACCTCTTCCGGAATCGGGGCGAAGCCCGGATCGAGGGCGTCGAGCTCCAGGCCGACTGGCAGGTGTCGAGGCGGCTCGTCGTGCGTGTCACCGGTTCGCTCTCGCAGGGAAACATCCTCGACGATGGCTCCTGGGCGACCGACATCCTCCCGCCCACGGCCCAGCTCATCGTCGAGCACGAGCCGATCGACGGGCTCACCTGGCGGGCCCGGTTCCTCGCGATGGCGCGCGACGACCGGCCCGGCCTTGCCGAGGTCCCGATCGCGGGCTACGGGCGGCTAGACCTGTCTGCCGGTTACCGCCTCTCCGACTTCCTGACGATCAACGTCTCGGTCCGAAACGTCTTCGACAAGGCGTACGCCGACTCCGCGGACGAGAACAACGTCCTCGCGCCGGGCCGAGGGGCGATCCTGAGCCTCGCGGGACTGTTCTAG
- a CDS encoding CPBP family intramembrane metalloprotease — translation MTSATAKAWALPASVCLVGVSWGYSAYTHLLKPGGNSAPPSVRSIAGFVAIKAILVLAVVLFFLRANGESLEDLGVTGGALRSAAVRGLAVAIGVFLFVNVLLGSLLKALGLPAAEGRLGALFRDPREALFWVFAGIVGGGFAEELVRAFVLTRFERAFGRPGLVFAVVADTAVFSLGHLYQGVLGAVQAGVSGLAFALVFLWRRKAADSMVVHAVFDLLGIAAAYALYAGRA, via the coding sequence GTGACGTCCGCCACTGCGAAAGCCTGGGCGCTTCCGGCGTCCGTGTGTCTCGTCGGCGTCTCGTGGGGATACTCCGCGTACACGCACCTCCTCAAGCCCGGCGGCAACTCGGCGCCGCCGAGTGTCAGGAGCATCGCGGGCTTCGTCGCGATCAAGGCCATTCTGGTGCTCGCGGTCGTCCTCTTCTTCCTTCGCGCGAACGGCGAGTCGCTCGAGGACCTCGGCGTGACGGGCGGGGCGCTTCGGAGCGCGGCCGTGCGCGGGCTCGCGGTCGCGATCGGCGTGTTCCTCTTCGTGAACGTCCTTCTCGGCAGTCTCCTGAAGGCCCTCGGATTGCCGGCGGCGGAGGGGCGGCTCGGCGCGCTCTTCCGCGACCCGCGCGAGGCGCTCTTCTGGGTCTTCGCGGGGATCGTCGGCGGCGGTTTCGCCGAGGAGCTCGTTCGCGCCTTCGTCCTCACGCGTTTCGAGAGAGCCTTCGGGCGCCCCGGTCTCGTCTTCGCCGTCGTGGCGGATACGGCGGTCTTCTCGCTCGGCCATCTGTATCAGGGCGTCCTGGGAGCGGTCCAGGCGGGCGTCTCCGGCCTCGCCTTCGCCCTCGTGTTCCTCTGGCGGCGGAAGGCGGCGGACTCGATGGTCGTCCACGCGGTCTTCGACCTCCTGGGCATCGCGGCCGCGTACGCGTTGTACGCCGGGAGGGCCTGA
- a CDS encoding winged helix-turn-helix transcriptional regulator — translation MTPSPDALSSTFSALADPTRRAILARLAAGEAGVTELAKPFDMSLPAVSKHLKVLERAGLIARGREAQRRPCRLEAGRLREVADWVEHYRRFWEESLDRLDDYLRELKARDEKAAKKETRHGRKTRRP, via the coding sequence ATGACGCCCTCGCCTGACGCCCTCAGCTCCACGTTCTCCGCGCTCGCGGATCCCACCCGGCGCGCCATCCTCGCGCGCCTCGCCGCGGGGGAGGCCGGAGTCACGGAGCTCGCGAAGCCGTTCGACATGAGCCTGCCGGCCGTCTCCAAGCACCTGAAAGTGCTCGAGCGCGCCGGACTCATCGCGCGCGGCCGGGAGGCGCAGCGGCGTCCGTGCCGCCTCGAGGCGGGCCGCCTGCGCGAGGTCGCGGACTGGGTGGAGCACTACCGCCGATTCTGGGAAGAGAGCCTCGACCGCCTCGACGACTACCTGCGCGAGCTGAAGGCGCGGGACGAAAAAGCCGCCAAGAAGGAGACCCGCCATGGCCGTAAAACCCGCCGCCCCTGA
- a CDS encoding aspartate/glutamate racemase family protein: MAIRNTPRRFPLLAALLLPLALAPGVARAGSPAAFAEIAKKKADVTIVVTDSGLGGLSVAADLAARLPASGIVKSARIVFVNAEPDPAFGYNDLRNDADKVRIFDGALTAMEARFKPDLILIACNTLSVVWPRTEHAKTGGVETVEIVGLGAGLIRKELASKPDATALVFATKTTIESEAHKKLLVAQGVAPDHVVGEACPKLAGAIERGSDSAETVGYVKKFVAEALEKKTTKGGPLVVSLNCTHYGYVKPLWEQAFAAAGHPGVKVLDPNPLMADVVLKEGGGKRFPKTAVTVEAVSKVPVDEGARANLAALLRKTSPETADALLNIRRDSALFPAVVEAGGVIPR; encoded by the coding sequence ATGGCCATTCGAAATACGCCCCGGCGCTTCCCGCTCCTCGCTGCTCTTCTCCTCCCGCTCGCGCTCGCCCCGGGTGTTGCGCGCGCCGGGAGCCCGGCCGCATTCGCCGAGATTGCGAAGAAGAAGGCCGACGTCACGATCGTCGTCACGGACTCCGGCCTCGGCGGCCTCTCGGTCGCGGCAGACCTTGCGGCGCGCCTGCCCGCGAGCGGGATCGTGAAGTCCGCGCGCATCGTCTTCGTGAACGCCGAGCCGGACCCTGCCTTCGGCTACAACGATCTGAGAAACGACGCGGACAAGGTCCGCATCTTCGACGGCGCACTCACGGCCATGGAGGCGCGCTTCAAGCCCGACCTCATCCTGATCGCGTGCAACACGCTGTCCGTGGTCTGGCCGCGCACGGAGCACGCGAAGACGGGCGGTGTCGAGACCGTCGAGATCGTCGGCCTCGGCGCCGGCCTCATCCGCAAGGAACTTGCGTCGAAGCCCGATGCGACGGCTCTCGTCTTCGCGACGAAGACGACGATCGAGTCGGAGGCCCACAAGAAGCTGCTCGTCGCCCAGGGCGTCGCGCCGGATCACGTCGTGGGCGAAGCGTGTCCGAAGCTGGCGGGCGCCATCGAGCGCGGATCGGACAGCGCCGAGACGGTCGGCTACGTGAAGAAGTTCGTCGCCGAGGCGCTGGAGAAGAAAACGACGAAGGGCGGCCCCCTCGTCGTGAGCCTCAACTGCACTCATTACGGCTACGTGAAGCCCCTCTGGGAGCAGGCGTTCGCGGCGGCCGGCCATCCGGGCGTGAAGGTCCTGGACCCGAATCCCCTCATGGCGGACGTCGTCCTCAAGGAAGGCGGCGGGAAGCGGTTCCCGAAGACGGCCGTCACCGTCGAGGCCGTGTCGAAAGTCCCTGTGGACGAGGGGGCGCGCGCGAACCTTGCGGCGCTGCTCCGCAAGACGTCTCCGGAGACGGCCGACGCCCTCCTCAACATCCGCCGCGACTCCGCGCTCTTTCCGGCGGTGGTCGAGGCCGGGGGCGTCATCCCGCGCTGA
- a CDS encoding NmrA/HSCARG family protein — protein sequence MADRKIIAVVGATGAQGSGLVRAILADPSGGFAARAITRDVNSDKAKELAKLGAEVVAGDVDDAESLKKAFTGAYGAYCVTFFWAHFSPEKEMAHAAAMAKAAKDAGVKHAIWSTLEDSRKWIPLSDNRMPTLQGKYKVPHFDAKGESNHFFTDLGVPTTFLYTSFYWDNFIFFGAGPKKGPDGSLAIAMPMGDKKLPGIAAEDIGACAYAIFKAGPMYIGKSVGIAGQHLTGAELAAGLTKALGREVGYNAVSPDVYRGFGFPGADDMGNMFQFNRDFSDEFCAARSVEFSRSLFPGLQTYEQWLSRNAKRIPLE from the coding sequence ATGGCAGACAGGAAGATCATCGCCGTCGTCGGCGCCACCGGCGCGCAGGGCAGCGGACTCGTCCGGGCGATCCTCGCGGACCCCAGCGGCGGTTTCGCCGCCCGGGCCATCACACGCGACGTCAATTCCGACAAGGCGAAGGAGCTCGCGAAGCTCGGCGCCGAAGTCGTCGCGGGGGACGTGGACGACGCGGAGAGCCTGAAGAAAGCGTTCACGGGCGCATACGGCGCGTACTGCGTCACGTTCTTCTGGGCTCACTTCTCCCCGGAGAAGGAGATGGCCCACGCGGCGGCGATGGCGAAGGCGGCGAAGGACGCCGGCGTGAAGCATGCGATCTGGTCCACGCTGGAAGACTCGCGGAAGTGGATCCCGCTTTCGGACAACCGCATGCCGACGCTTCAGGGCAAGTACAAGGTCCCGCATTTCGACGCGAAGGGCGAATCCAACCACTTCTTCACCGACCTCGGCGTCCCGACGACGTTCCTGTACACGTCGTTCTACTGGGACAACTTCATCTTCTTCGGGGCGGGCCCGAAGAAGGGCCCCGACGGCTCGCTCGCCATCGCGATGCCCATGGGCGACAAGAAGCTCCCCGGCATCGCCGCGGAGGACATCGGCGCGTGCGCCTACGCGATCTTCAAGGCCGGCCCGATGTACATCGGGAAGAGCGTCGGGATCGCCGGGCAGCACCTGACGGGTGCCGAGCTGGCCGCCGGGCTCACGAAGGCGCTCGGCCGCGAGGTGGGCTACAACGCCGTGTCCCCCGACGTCTACCGCGGCTTCGGATTCCCCGGCGCCGACGACATGGGCAACATGTTCCAGTTCAACCGGGACTTCAGCGACGAGTTCTGCGCGGCCCGGAGCGTCGAATTCTCGAGAAGCCTTTTCCCGGGACTCCAGACCTACGAGCAGTGGCTCTCGCGTAACGCGAAGCGCATCCCGCTCGAGTAG
- a CDS encoding RNA polymerase sigma factor has translation MSAPEAHRAIDAIWRIESSRLIAALARMTGDVGLAEDFAQDALVAALQRWPETGVPDNPAAWLMAAAKNRAIDHLRRGRRVERAHGEIGRDLEAERERAVADLDAALDDDIGDDLLRLVFTSCHPVLSREARVALTLRLLGGLSTAEIARAYLVPEATIAQRLVRAKRTLADARVPFEVPRGPDRDARLSSVLEVLYLIFNEGYAATAGDDWMRPQLCEEALRLGRILATLAPSEREVHGLVALMEIQASRTKARIGPRGEPVLFLDQDRGRWDHLLIGRGLAALARAEALGGRGPYALQAAIAACHAQSRTAGETDWARIAALYGDLAVAAPSPVVELNRAVAVAMADGPAAGLALVDALAGEPALADYHLLPSVRGDLLARLGRPDEAREEFERAAALAANRRERELLLARAAACNPG, from the coding sequence GTGTCCGCTCCCGAGGCCCATCGCGCGATCGACGCGATCTGGCGCATCGAGTCCTCGCGGCTCATCGCGGCACTCGCGCGCATGACGGGAGACGTCGGCCTCGCGGAGGACTTCGCGCAGGATGCGCTCGTCGCGGCGCTCCAGCGCTGGCCCGAGACGGGCGTGCCGGACAACCCGGCGGCCTGGCTCATGGCGGCCGCGAAGAATCGGGCGATCGACCACCTTCGCCGCGGGCGGCGCGTCGAGCGCGCGCACGGGGAGATCGGCCGCGACCTCGAGGCGGAGCGCGAGAGGGCAGTGGCCGACCTCGACGCGGCGCTGGACGACGACATCGGCGACGACCTCCTGAGGCTCGTCTTCACGTCCTGCCATCCCGTCCTCTCCCGCGAGGCGCGCGTGGCGCTGACGCTGCGCCTCCTCGGTGGGCTCTCCACCGCGGAGATCGCGAGGGCCTACCTCGTGCCGGAGGCCACGATCGCCCAGCGCCTCGTGCGCGCGAAGCGGACGCTCGCGGACGCCCGCGTACCGTTCGAGGTGCCGCGCGGTCCGGACCGCGACGCGCGCCTCTCCTCGGTCCTCGAGGTCCTGTACCTGATCTTCAACGAAGGGTATGCGGCGACCGCGGGCGACGACTGGATGCGCCCGCAGCTCTGCGAGGAGGCGCTCCGTCTCGGCCGGATCCTGGCGACCCTCGCGCCTTCGGAGCGCGAGGTCCACGGGCTCGTCGCGCTCATGGAGATCCAGGCTTCGCGGACGAAGGCGCGGATCGGGCCCCGGGGAGAGCCCGTCCTGTTCCTCGACCAGGACCGCGGCCGATGGGATCACCTCCTCATCGGGCGCGGGCTCGCGGCTCTCGCGCGTGCCGAGGCGCTCGGCGGCCGCGGGCCGTACGCGCTTCAGGCCGCGATCGCCGCGTGTCACGCGCAGTCGCGCACGGCGGGGGAGACCGACTGGGCGCGGATCGCGGCGCTGTACGGCGACCTCGCGGTGGCGGCGCCGTCCCCCGTCGTCGAGCTGAACCGCGCGGTCGCGGTCGCGATGGCGGACGGACCGGCCGCGGGCCTCGCGCTCGTCGACGCGCTCGCGGGGGAGCCCGCGCTCGCGGACTACCACCTCCTGCCGAGCGTGCGTGGCGACCTCCTCGCGAGGCTCGGCCGCCCGGACGAGGCGCGGGAGGAGTTCGAGAGGGCCGCGGCCCTCGCCGCGAACCGCAGGGAGCGCGAGCTGCTCCTCGCCCGCGCCGCGGCGTGCAATCCGGGTTGA
- a CDS encoding SRPBCC family protein — MARGQKPGWSQSLERLATALVESNAAGASSSPTADREIATTRVFDAPRDLVWQAWTDPKHLARWYGPNGFTVTTHEMDVRPGGVWRLTMHGPDGTDYPNLTRYVEVVRPERLVYEHGSADRDEDRFDVTLTFTDEGSGKTRVSMRMVCATRESRDRFVNVFGALQGNRQTMDRLENHLAALAGGPKLVLTRTFDAPRDLWKAWTEAPRLSCWWGRRGSRGRVGRWTSGPAASSITARPPRTARRRCGAGSSTGRSSSPRASPSSCPSPTRTAA; from the coding sequence ATGGCCCGTGGCCAGAAGCCGGGCTGGTCTCAGTCTCTCGAGCGCCTCGCGACGGCTCTCGTGGAATCGAACGCGGCCGGCGCGTCGTCGAGCCCGACCGCCGACCGCGAGATCGCGACGACGCGCGTCTTCGACGCGCCGCGCGACCTCGTCTGGCAGGCGTGGACGGACCCGAAACACCTGGCGCGCTGGTACGGGCCGAACGGCTTCACGGTCACGACGCACGAGATGGACGTGAGGCCCGGCGGCGTCTGGCGCCTCACCATGCACGGCCCGGACGGGACCGACTACCCGAACCTCACCCGGTACGTGGAGGTCGTCCGCCCCGAGCGCCTCGTCTACGAGCACGGCTCGGCCGACCGCGACGAGGACCGGTTCGACGTGACCCTCACGTTCACGGACGAGGGCAGCGGAAAGACGCGCGTCTCGATGCGGATGGTCTGCGCGACGCGGGAGAGTCGCGACCGCTTCGTGAACGTTTTCGGGGCGCTCCAGGGCAACCGCCAGACGATGGACCGACTCGAGAATCACCTCGCGGCGCTCGCGGGCGGGCCGAAGCTCGTCCTGACACGCACGTTCGACGCGCCGCGCGATCTCTGGAAGGCGTGGACCGAAGCCCCGCGGCTGTCCTGCTGGTGGGGCCGAAGGGGTTCGCGTGGGCGGGTGGGACGATGGACCTCAGGCCCGGCGGCATCTTCCATTACGGCCAGACCGCCCCGGACGGCAAGGCGTCGATGTGGGGCCGGTTCGTCTACCGGGAGGTCGTCGAGCCCTCGCGCCTCGCCTTCGTCGTGTCCTTCTCCGACGAGAACGGCGGCGTGA